The region CAGACTAGCACAGATGCCAGGGCCTTGATCAGGGCAGTCAAACCTGCCAGCGCGAATGAAAAGTAATCGGCAGCTTCAGACTTTGCTCAGCACTGGCACCGAAACCACACATTTCGTCGTGAACCGACGTGTGGACCAGGTGGAATGGCAGTTGAGGCGTTCCCTCAAGCATTTTGCGGGCATGCTCCACAGAGCGTAAGTGCAGCGTTTTGCCGTGACCATCGTCCAGCGGAAAAGCTGAGCCATGCATCCGTGCTTCAAGGACGTAGATCCCGCCTTCCAGCGAAATAAGATTAAGTTCATCAACCTTTCCGGCGATGGCGTATGCATTCAACTCTTGCAGATTCATAAAGACACCTCATGCAGTAGCGAGCAAAGACTCTTACAGGGATAGGCTTCGACGCATCAAAGTACAAGTCGCGACGACCACCGTTTGTCAGTTACCGCCGACTGGGTGACAGCGAGCCTGTCC is a window of Pseudomonas sp. DC1.2 DNA encoding:
- a CDS encoding DUF6482 family protein, whose protein sequence is MNLQELNAYAIAGKVDELNLISLEGGIYVLEARMHGSAFPLDDGHGKTLHLRSVEHARKMLEGTPQLPFHLVHTSVHDEMCGFGASAEQSLKLPITFHSRWQV